A region of the Terriglobales bacterium genome:
ACATCCGGGAGACGTTTCGCCGCATGGCGATGAACGACGAGGAGACCGTCGCGCTGATTGCCGGCGGGCACACCTTCGGTAAGACGCACGGCGCGGCCGTTCCCGCGCAGTATGTTGGCCCCGAGCCCGAGGGCGCCGACGTGGAAGAACAAGGACTGGGCTGGAACAACAAATTTGGCAGCGGCAATGGCGCGCATACGATCACCAGCGGCCTGGAGGGCGCCTGGACCACGACTCCGGTGAAGTGGAGCAACAACTATTTCGAAAACCTGTTCGGATTTGAGTGGGAACTCACGAAGAGCCCGGCTGGCGCGAACCAGTGGACGCCCAAGAACGGGGGCGGGGCGGGAACCGTTCCCGATGCGCACGATCCAGCGAAGAAACACGCACCGGTCATGCTGACCACGGACCTCGCCCTGAAAGTTGACCCGATCTATGGGCCGATCGCGAAGCGCTTCTACGAGCAGCCACAGGAGTTCGCCGAGGCGTTCGCCAAGGCCTGGTACAAGCTGACGCACCGCGACATGGGCCCACTGTCGCGCTACCTGGGCCCGCTGGTTCCGAAGGAGCCGCAGTTGTGGCAGGACCCGGTTCCGGCGGTGGACCACAAACTAATCGACGAGGAAGACGCCGCTGCCCTGAAGGTGAAGGTTCTCGCGTCCGGACTGTCGATCTCCGAGCTGGTCGCCACCGCCTGGGCATCGGCCTCGAGCTTCCGCGGATCCGACAAGCGCGGTGGCGCGAACGGGGCGCGCATTCGACTGGCGCCGCAGAAGGACTGGGAAGTGAACCAGCCCGCCCAGCTGGCCAGGGTGCTGACCAAGCTGGCGGCGATCCAGAAGGAGTTCAACGCCTCGCAAACGAATGGGAGCGAAGGGAAGAAAGTGTCGCTGGCCGACCTGATCGTTCTCGCCGGCAACGCGGCGGTTGAGCAAGCGGCGAAGAGGGCGGGGCACGAAGTGAAGGTTCCGTTCTCGCCCGGGCGCACCGATGCTTCGCAAGAGCAGACCGACGTGCACTCGTTTGCCGTACTGGAGCCGGCCGCGGACGGGTTCCGCAATTACCGCCGCGCAGGCGAGCAGAGGTCGCCGGAGGAGCTGCTGCTGGATCGGGCGCAGTTGCTGACGCTGACTGCCCCCGAGATGACGGTCCTCATCGGCGGCCTGCGCGCGTTGAACGCGAACTTCGGGCAATCGAAGCACGGCGTTTTCACCAAGCGTCCCGAGACGCTGACGAATGATTTCTTCGTCAACCTGCTCGACATGAGGACGAAGTGGCAGCCGGCTTCCGGCTCCGAAGGCGTGTACGAAGGGCGCGATCGCGCGACAGGCGAACTCAAATGGACCGCCACCCGAGTCGATCTTGTGTTCGGGTCGAACTCCCAGCTCCGGGCCATCGC
Encoded here:
- the katG gene encoding catalase/peroxidase HPI, producing the protein MEKNLSATAPAGAPAQEQAKSAESKCPVSHGSRRHQTNADWWPNQLNLKVLHQNSPLSDPMGQEFDYAREFKSLDLQAVIKDLHALMTDSQAWWPADYGHYGPLFIRMAWHSAGTYRIGDGRGGAGSGTQRFAPLNSWPDNANLDKARRLLWPIKQKYGRKISWADLMILAGNVALESMGFKTFGFGGGREDVWEPQEDILWGPEGKWLADERYSGDRELADPLGATQMGLIYVNPEGPNGKPDPVAAARDIRETFRRMAMNDEETVALIAGGHTFGKTHGAAVPAQYVGPEPEGADVEEQGLGWNNKFGSGNGAHTITSGLEGAWTTTPVKWSNNYFENLFGFEWELTKSPAGANQWTPKNGGGAGTVPDAHDPAKKHAPVMLTTDLALKVDPIYGPIAKRFYEQPQEFAEAFAKAWYKLTHRDMGPLSRYLGPLVPKEPQLWQDPVPAVDHKLIDEEDAAALKVKVLASGLSISELVATAWASASSFRGSDKRGGANGARIRLAPQKDWEVNQPAQLARVLTKLAAIQKEFNASQTNGSEGKKVSLADLIVLAGNAAVEQAAKRAGHEVKVPFSPGRTDASQEQTDVHSFAVLEPAADGFRNYRRAGEQRSPEELLLDRAQLLTLTAPEMTVLIGGLRALNANFGQSKHGVFTKRPETLTNDFFVNLLDMRTKWQPASGSEGVYEGRDRATGELKWTATRVDLVFGSNSQLRAIAEVYACDDAKAVFVKDFAAAWSKVMNLDRYDLA